DNA from Rosa rugosa chromosome 6, drRosRugo1.1, whole genome shotgun sequence:
CTGTAATTACTGTACAAGCTTCAAACTCAGTCCTTATAGTCTTCTGCAGGATCGTATCAGTTGCATTGTCGATGGATGCAGTTGCTTCATCAAGCACCAATACCCGACTTCTCCTTAGAAGAGCGCGCCCGAGGCAGAACAGTTGCCTTTGCCCCATGCTCCAGTTTGATCCATCATCCACAACTGTAACAGAAGCTGATCATGATTTACAAAGAAAAGGTACACACCACATACTGATACTAATAGAACAACATAACCTTACCTAACGAGTCTAAGCCTTTTTCTTTCTCCTCAACAACCTCTCGAAGCTGACACTTTCCAAGAACCTTCAAAATGCACAAGATAAATCTCGGCTTAGTCCAAATAAACAACCGAAAAGCTACATTACCGGAAACAAGCATTACAGAACTTGATTCTCACCTCCCATATTTTCTGGTCTGAATGTTGAGATAAGGGGTCCAAATTGTATCTGACGGTGCCATTAAAGAGAGTAGGGTCTTGAGGTATTATTCCAAATCTTGACCTCAGATCATGAAGTCCTATAGTGCAGATGTCAATGCCATCGACTATGATCTTCCCTCCGGTTGGCTCGACCAGCCGAAATAGAGCACCGATGAGTGTAGACTTCCCACTGCCTGTCCGGCCAACAATACCAATCTTATGTCCTCCTTCAAAAACACAACTAATCCCTCGAAGAACAAGTGGTGTGTCATCCCTATATCTAATCTGTTTTGACATCAAATATGTCTCAGTAACCTTCTTCAACATAAACGATTGGTTTTGAATGCTAAAGACGCTAGTAAATTACCTGCAAATTTTGTATCTCCACTTTTCCTACAACAGGCCAGTTGGCCGGTGGACGGTTTCCCTCTATTACTTCCGGGGCTTCACTTGGAATGTGCATGTATTGATTTAGTCTTTCAACAGAAATGATGTAATTTGCTATAGTGCACTGGTTCTGAATTGAGTTGATCAAGGACACATTTAGTGATAGACCATAAGAAAGTGCCATCCCAATAAACCCTGCAGTAACATAGTCAATGCCAAAACTCTCAAAAAACCAGTAGCTTAAGCTCCAGGCACTTCCAGAAAAATTTAGAGAAGCTTACCAGAGGTAAAGGTTCCATGAGGAAGCAAAACCATACAAAGTGCTGCAGAGGCAAGAACCGATGCGCTGATTATCTCTAATCGTTGGATTAACCACTCATTTGCAGAAAAGCTGTGGAAATAAGGACTAGCATTTGTGTCAATGAGGTGAAAGCTCTTTGCCGAGAAGCGCTCTTCTTCATTGAAAGCTCTAATGGTAATGGCTCCCGATACAGACTCTGCTAGATGGTTTGCTACAAAGGACTTAGTTGTTCCATTGATCCTCATCAACTCTTTTGCAGTGGAAAAGTAATATTTCTGAAAATAAGAAATGTCATGTTGAATCATTTTCTATTCAGACAAAACAAATCGCTCTGGTCttttcaattcaaattcaaatttagaTAACATATGAAAGAATCTCACCTGTAGCTGAATTGCGACATAGACCATTGGTATGGAGACAAACAAGACTTGCCAGGTAACAACAGTCAATACTCCAAGATTGCAATAGGCATTCATGGTAGCTCCACAAGCAAATACTATGCTGAATGGAATATCAAGATCTGTGATACTCAGATCAGATGAAACCTAAACATGAAACAGTACAGTACATAAAGCTATTAGTATCTTTTATGCCTCATAGTCTGTACTTCATAAACCAAAGTTTCTATTTGAAATACATACACGACTAAGTATCCTTCCCAGAGGTGTTGAGTCATAGAATGACATGGGTGCATGAAAAAGGGAGTTTAGTAGTTGTGAGAACAACGACTTTGATGTCTCAAGACCCCCAACAACTGCTGCAAGAGATctaaacagaaaaataaatgtTGCGGAGAATCCAATTGATAAGTAAACCACAAGCAACCGCAATGTGCTAATACTCGGATTATCAACATTAGCAGCCATCCAAGAGTTCTGTGCAATCTGACTCATAATAAAAGTGAAGTGGAGGCAAACGGCAATTGAGAAGTACAAGAACCCTTTGTTCTGTTTCAGATACAGTATGTATGGCTTAAAACCTGTGTCTcctgtttctctctcttctagtTTAATCAATTGGTcacctttattttcttttaatggCTTCTCAACATAACTCTTCTTAATCTCTCTAGATGATATTCCAGAATTTTGTGCAGAAGTGACATCTGAAAGCCTTTCGGAACCAGCAGTTTCTTTGTGCGCATTGACAAGGTCCTGGAATTCTTGGCTTAAAGCCAATAGATGCTGATAAGGAGCTGCTTGTAGGATCTCCCCATCCATCATCAACTGttaacaaaattcaaatttaaaatCATTGcgatcgaccaacagctctgCTAATGATAACAAACATGAATAGCACAGAACATGCAGGACAAGACCAAAACGAAATCAAATGCACTCAACAATTAATATATTGGTTTTGCatacaaaataatgaaaatatttAGAGTTAGAGAAGACTGACCAAAACGAAATCAAATGCAGGCAGGAAATCAACTTGATGGGTCACAAGTAGAACTGTCTTGCCTGAAAGTGCTTCCATTACATATTCCTGCCAATGTACAAGTTAGCTTTCAGTATAAGCAATAAGTAAATCAAAGAAGGCACAGCCGAAGTTTGGAAAGTAAATTTACATTAAATAAGTTTGTGGCAGTATGCGCATCAACAGCACTGAATGGATCATCCAAGAGATATATATCAGCATCCTGATAGAGAGCGCGTGCAAGTTGGATCCGCTGCTTCTGACCTCCACTTAGATTCACCCCTCTCTCTCCTATTTCAGTAAGGTCACCATAGGGAAGCAGCTCAAGGTCCTTTACTAGTGAGCATCTCTCAAGCGTCTCTCGGTATCTCTGACTATCCATACAAGAACCAAAGAGAATATTTTCTTGTATGGTTCCTGACTGGATCCATGCTGTTTGAGAAACATAGGCAATCTTCCCATAAACTTGAATCTGAAAGTCGATAAAGAAAATGCTATGGTTATATTTATGTATATTGTTCTTTTTAAAGAAATTGACAACTAGATTGACCCCATTTAGAAAGATTAATATGCTAACAGAACAGGGAAAAGTAGCAACTTACATTTCCTTGCACATTTGGAATTTCTCCAAGAATTGCAGCTAGAAGACTTGATTTGCCTGAGCCGACTTCACCACATATAGCCACCTTTTCACCAGGTCTAACCTCTAAATTTATATTTCTCAGTATGGGCTTCGATAAATTCTCTTCCCATGAAAAATTAGCTGACTTAATTTCAATGGAGTTAGCTACATTCTTCATGTTGCACTTCCGGACATTTGAAGTTTGCAGCTCAGGTGCCTCAAGGAATTTCACAATACGACCAAATGCAACCTTGGCTTGAATCACAACTGCAAAAACATCAGGTATGGTTCGAATGGGGTCCTGAACAAGTCTCAAAGTTGAGATAAAAGTGAAAACATTGTTTGCATGTAACGGAATTTTGAGAAAATAGCATGCCCCAAATGTTGCAGTAGAGACCAAAACAGGAGTTGACCAAAATAGATAAGTACTATATGCTCTTCTTAACAGCATTGCAGATAACCATTTGTGCTCCTCCTTCCTTAACTTCTCTATTGCCTTCTTGAAATGTGTTTCCCATGCATATAACTTTAAGACCTTCATGTTCACTAGAGCCTCAGAACTAGCCTTGAGCCTTTCATCTTGAGCCTTCATAAGCTTACTCTGGAACTTATGTTGTAGCTTAGCAACTGGAGCATTGCAAATCACACTCAAAAGTATCACCACCAAGGCTGCAAATGTAGCCAGGCCGACTGCACGGAAAAGAATTACCAAAGAAAAACAGAGCTGGACGCTAGTAGTCCAAGTCTGATggaaccaaaatggaaactctcCAATCCTATAAGCATCCACAGTAACATAATTCATGATCTCACCACCTGAGTGTGCCAGCTTAGCAGCATTAGATAATCTCAATTGCTTTTTGTAAATGGCTGCTGTCAGCAAAGACCTAACTTTCAAACCAATAAGCCTGCACCTGAAGTACCACTGTCTTTGTGACAAGGATTCAATGGTTTTCGAGACAAAAAGTGCTCCGGCTAACAGATAACCTTCGTGCTCGAAACTTTCATTTCCCTCCGCAACCAAAATGAAGGCATTGAGAAGCAAAGGACCAGCACAAATAGTGAGTATCTTCAGCAAAGCAAAGAAACCAGATAGTAAAATCTCCTTCCAGTGGCATAGGATTATAGTCTTTAATACTGATGGCTGGGAAGATGGCTCAATTTGTTTCTGCTTGCTCAGTTGCTCCAAGAACATCGAATAGCAACTTTCTGCTCTATCTTCCTTGCGCAACTTCGGTATATCTTCATCCTCCAGTGTTTTCTCCCTACCTCTTTTCATCAATGAATTTAACCACCAAAATGACATTTTACTGAACAATCCAGCTTTGCTAAATGGGGTTGCATGATCATTACCTTTACTAATACCATTGGACTCACCATTGAGAGGGGCATAAAGGCCATTGTCACTGAcctcatcaccatcttcataCTTATACCCCTTGAAAACACATAACAGCAACAATGCTGCTCCTGGGAAAGTCAGGATATCTAGTACTATCTTAACTGACATTTCATTTCTGAAAATGACAGCGAAGAGCGATAGAGCAAAGACAACTCCAGAGAACAAAAAAGCAAGGATGCACAACAGTCTTGAAGGTTGTCTTGGAAGTTGCTGCAACCTGATGCTTAGAGTTAAGCTCAAAACCAACCATGTGAAGCCTTGAAAAAGACCAAGTAACCACCAATTCAAAGGCAAAGCTGTATGTGTATTCCTCAGCTTCTCTTCTAAATTCCAGGCTCCCAAGCACAAGTACACAAATCCAAGAGCGCCATTGAAAATGGCCGAGACTATTTGCCAACTCGAAAAGCCTAGAAATCGTGCTGGAACATGAACTCTTTTTGATGACTTGATAAACATACTGAACAAGAGCGCCACAAGAAGAACTATGTCTAGGAAAATTATCAAAGCGTGATTAATGCATGAAGAAGGATGAACCAGAAACCGAAAACTCAAACTCTCAGAACCTCCAGATTCCCCACAAAATCCACTCCATAAGTCCTCCATCATCCTTTTCAGTTACTATAGACCTCTAGTGCTCTTCTTACTCTGCATAGTATGCAACACAAGAAAATATACTAAGAAAATTTGCATGACAAACTCAAAActaccaaaacaacccagaaagcaTGAAAGCTTGTTATCAAAACTAAAACCAAAGAGCATCAAAGACAGTATCGTTTTATCATAATGAGTAGAGAAATGTAAAGAGCATACCAAAGAGAACTGGCCCAAGAGAACAGAAGGTCATCTCTCTTAGGCCACACAAAGCAGCAGTAGCAGCAGAAAGTCAGAAACTATGATTCTACTACGTAACCCAATTTATCACTCAGCAAACTCTCTGACCTCAACAGCTCTACTGCTCAGAAATTCAACCATCCCCTACAAATGAGGAAGAAAACAGCAATCCCAGATCAGCAACTTATTATAAAAAAAGTTCCACAATACACACGTGAAAATGAGTTAAGATCCAGTCGGCATTTAAATCTTGCTTTTGTTTTGTACCAATAATTACAGCAACATGACAATATGGCAAAGCACTCAAAACGAATCAAACAACTTGACAATATGGTAATACAACTAGTTAAGAAGTGGGTGTCCGTATTACCAGAAATGCCACTATATATTATGCTTCAGCTTGACAACCAAGTTTTCAGTAGTCAAAGAATTTACGTCTTCGAACTAGTATTTTTGAATGAGAGTGAACAAATCCATCCCCCCGGAtttattaaaaaagaagaaagaaaaaatgactaACTAGAGAGAGGAGGACATGAAACCTAACTTGAAAGACTACTAGTAAATTTCTATGTGATTTAAAAAGAAATGTGTGAGGGGGCAATCATTTCACCAAACATGTGAGGGCCAATAACGAATCAAATTGTTGAAGAGGATCTCAGTTTTGTGGCTCATGCAAAACAATTAATTGTTATTGGGTCCAGAGGCTGATCATGACACGGATTGGTGAATAATGTCTGGGTTTGTGGCCATGCGTTGCTGTTTTAGTCATAAAGAGCTTGTACTCTAGTGAGTCACCAATTTGGACAAAGCTGGACGATGATCCGGGTCGGAATCACAAATGGCGTCATGGCCTACGTATGACTCGGCATTTATATGTCGGCATATTCTCTCTTTTCTATTCAAATTATTATCGAATGATGTAATAGACAGAGTGGTTCGAGAAGCATTCACCGTGGTTAAAAACTTGTTCTAGTGAGGAGGTGCAACCTCAGTTTTGATAGAATGGAGTctctaatctttttttttttttcaattaaatagaggattaggcgatattagttcctctgcgaCAGCCGATATGGGGTGACTGGCACCCACCCACAATCTCGAAAGAAAGGGGGCCATCgcaaccgggaacccaccgcccatccctcgattttattttattaaaaaaggaaaagaaaacacaagaggagagagggggacaagaaccaaaacctctctgaaaacaaaatgaaataaagtactcaaagtgagcacTGAGCTAAAATAGTTACAAACTAATGAATAGAGCAATCATGCAGCAGAAACCACCGTTGCATGAAATCAATCAAGCACTTCAGAATTAGCTAATACCGAAATTCGGTAACCCttgcagattgtgaacaaaggcagctgatgcacaaggagggcaagagtcccaccaataatgcccctcatgatccaccccatagttagctaagcaatcagccacttgattcccttctcgataaatatgtgaaaaCTGAATCTGCATAGAGGAGAGAATGGTACAACAATTGACCCAATCAACACTTAGACGCCAAGGGACTGAGTAATTTTTATTGGCAAGAAAGTGAATTGCTACCGCTGAATCACACTCAATCCAGAGAGAAGTCCATCCTTTTCCTGATGCTATTGAAACTGCATGAATAATGGCTTGAAGCTCTGCTTCTAGGGCAGTAGCAATACCCAAGGAACCAGCAAAACAACCCatacaattacccaagtgatcACGAAAAATACCTCCATAGCCCGCGAGTCCAGGCGTCCCACGAGCAGCACCATCTGTATTAACCTTTAATTGAAAAGCACAAGGAGCATGCTAATTTACCTCACGAATTTGATGTGATCTTGAGGCTCTACCGCTGATTCTAAGAGCACTGAAAATACAAAGCTCATCTACTGAGTTACGCATAATTCCTAAACCCCAAGAATCAACCTCTCGAATTTGCTGCTTGATAGAGCGAATCAAATAATCAGTAGTTAAGCGACGCTCATCAAAATTAACGGATAGAATTTCTAGCCTCCCAAAGAGAGTAGAAGCCAGCTCCCATCATTCCCCACCATAGCAATTGCAATTGAGTACCAAAACCATGTTGCAGTGGGTAAGAGAAGAAATCATATATATCCAGGAAATGAATACTGACTTTAAACCAAGATAAAACTGCAGACCATACCTTCAGAGAGAGAGCACTCAAAAAAAAGGTGGTGGGCAGTCTCAGCAGATGCATGACAGAGAGAGCacatagaagcaaaagaaaagcctCGCTGAAGTAAGAGATCATCTGTTAAAAGCTTACCATGAAGAAATTTCCATAGAGTAACAGAGTTTCGAGGACGAAAGCATTGACGCCAAACCCATCTATCCCAAAGAACAATTGCCTGTTTACTCCTCTTGAACTCATAGGCTATAGATAAAGATAAACTCCCATCAGAAGAATCCAACCACACCAGCTTATCCTCTAATCACTTGCTTAATATGTTAGCTCAGTTAATTCTTTCGATCAAGGGGGCATGATACTCGTATTATATTTGTAGGACTCTAATGTTTCAAAAATACTTTTACATTTTGCATTCTTCATCATGGTTCTTGATACATACAATGATAAAATACAATTCATCATGGATATACTATATACTGGATATTACATTGTTTTTGGTGACTGATTATGAGCTGATAAGTGATTTGAGTTTCTAACTAGCAATGATCTCTGCTAAGAGCCGATTATTTGTCATCGCCTTGTAGGAATGTGGTAGTGACTACTCGCAACCTTCTTCAAACAATCCAGAATATATATGATCTCCTAATCCTCAGGTTGCTCGCCATTCCTCTCCCAGCCTCACTTTTTCAATCGAGCAATTGCTGTTATAGTTTACATTGATCCTGCTTCCTGGTTTACCATAGCAGAAAGGCTACATAAGAAATATTGTCGCGTTCAATGTGATTCTGCAGACTGGAGATGAGACCAGTATTCCTTGACAAGCTGCCCGAATAGTGAGCCTTCTCTTTTCATTAGGTTCATTGGCTCATCATACTCCACTATTTTCCCTGCAATGATTTGCAACATTCGCAGTCGCTATCAGTAATAggtaaatagacattgtgtTTCTTTAGCTGTGCATTAAACCAATGAAACTCACCATCACTAATGGCAAGGACCATTGTGCAATCCATCACAGTCGGTATCCTGTGAGCTACTGTAATAACTGTACAATCTGCAAATTCAGTCCGTATAGTCTTCTGTAAAATCATATCAGTTGCATTGTCGATGGAAGCTGTTGCTTCATCAAGCACCAATACCCGACTTCTCCTCAAAAGAGCACGGCCCAAACAGAACAACTGCCTTTGCCCCATGCTCCAGTTTGATCCATCTTCCACAACTGAAGGAGGCAAATAGGTCATCACTTAATGTTGCTGATCACAATTTCAAAAGCAAAACTGATACACCAAAACCTTACCTAAAGAGTCTAAGCcgccttctttttcttgaacaGCCTCCCGAAGCTGACACTTCCCAAGAACCTTCAAAATGAAAAGATAGCTCTCTGATAAAAATAATCAACCGAGAAGGAATACAGAAAACAAGCAAAATAATTTTGAGTAATACCTCCCATATTTCATGGTCTGAATGTTGATATAAGGGATCCAAATTGTATCTCACAGTCCCATTGAAGAGAGTAGGGTCTTGAGGTATTATTCCAAATCTTGACCTCAGATCATGAAGTCCTATAGTAGAGATGTCAATGCCATCGACTATAATCTTCCCTCCGGCTGGCTCCACCAGACGAAATAGAGCACCGATTAGTGTAGACTTCCCACTGCCTGTCCGGCCAACAATACCAATCTTATGTCCTCCTTCAAAAACACAACTGATCCCTCGAAGAACAAGTGGTGTGTCATCCCTATATCTTATCTGTTTTGACATCAAATAAGTCTCAGTAACCTTCTTCAACATAAACGATTGGTTTTCAATGCTAAAGACACCAGTTTTACCTGCAAATTTTGTATTTCCACTTTTCCTACAACAGGCCAGTTGGGAGGTGGACGGTTTCCCTCTATGACTTCAGGGGCTTCGCTTGGTACATGTGTGTATTGATTTAGTCTTTCAACAGAAATTATGTAATTTGCTACAGTGCACTGGTTTTGAATTGAATAGATCAATGACATGTTTAATGAAAGACCATAAGAAAGAGCCATTCCAATAAACCCTGCAGTTACGTAGCAATTTATATAAGAATAATAACTATAAGTCCAGTCACTGGCTTCCAGAAAAATTTAGGAAAACTTACCAGAGCTAAAAGTTCCAGTTGGAAGCAAAACCATACAGAGTGCTGCAGAGGCGAGAACTGCTGCGCAAATTATTTCTAACCGTTGAATCAACCACTCATTTGCTGCAAAACTATGAAAAAATGGGCTAGCATTTGTGTCAATGAGGTGAAAATTCTTTGCCAAGAAGCGGTCTTCTTCATTGAAAGCTCTTATTGTAATGGCGCCTGATACAGACTCTGCTAGATGGTTTGCTACAAAAGACTTAGTTGTTCCATTGATCCTCATCAACTCCTTGGCAGTGGAAAAGTAATATTTCTGAAAGGAAGACATGCTGTGTCATATAAAGAAGTTTCCACGCAAAAGAACATGCTTTGCTCGTTCAATTTCAAATTCCAACAAGATATAAAAGAAGCTCAAATAGCATACCTGTAGCTGAATTGCCAGAAAGACCATTGGTATGGAAACAAACAGGACTTGCCATGTAACAGCAGCTAGTACTCCAAGATTGGAGTAAGCATTTATGGTAGCTCCACAAGCAAAGACCAGGCTGAATGGAATATCAAGATCTACGATACTTAGATCAGATGAAACCTAAACAATCAAAATGcagtacataaaacaattaGGTCCTTTTAACTCCGCAGTCTATAATTAAAGTTTCTAGTTAAAATGCATACCCGACTTAGTATCCTTCCCAGAGGCGTTGAGTCATAGAAAGACATGGGTGCACGAAATAGAGAGTCTAGTAGCTGAGAAAATAAAGACTTTGATGCCTCAAGACCCAAAACAACTGTTAACAGAGATCTGAACAGCAAAATAAATGTTGCAGAAAATCCAATCGACAGGTAAACCACGATCAATTGCAATGAGCTAACATTGGGATTATCAACATTAGCAGCCATCCAAGAGTTCTGTGCT
Protein-coding regions in this window:
- the LOC133717249 gene encoding ABC transporter C family member 10-like — its product is MMEDLWSGFCGESGGSESLSFRFLVHPSSCINHALIIFLDIVLLVALLFSMFIKSSKRVHVPARFLGFSSWQIVSAIFNGALGFVYLCLGAWNLEEKLRNTHTALPLNWWLLGLFQGFTWLVLSLTLSIRLQQLPRQPSRLLCILAFLFSGVVFALSLFAVIFRNEMSVKIVLDILTFPGAALLLLCVFKGYKYEDGDEVSDNGLYAPLNGESNGISKGNDHATPFSKAGLFSKMSFWWLNSLMKRGREKTLEDEDIPKLRKEDRAESCYSMFLEQLSKQKQIEPSSQPSVLKTIILCHWKEILLSGFFALLKILTICAGPLLLNAFILVAEGNESFEHEGYLLAGALFVSKTIESLSQRQWYFRCRLIGLKVRSLLTAAIYKKQLRLSNAAKLAHSGGEIMNYVTVDAYRIGEFPFWFHQTWTTSVQLCFSLVILFRAVGLATFAALVVILLSVICNAPVAKLQHKFQSKLMKAQDERLKASSEALVNMKVLKLYAWETHFKKAIEKLRKEEHKWLSAMLLRRAYSTYLFWSTPVLVSTATFGACYFLKIPLHANNVFTFISTLRLVQDPIRTIPDVFAVVIQAKVAFGRIVKFLEAPELQTSNVRKCNMKNVANSIEIKSANFSWEENLSKPILRNINLEVRPGEKVAICGEVGSGKSSLLAAILGEIPNVQGNIQVYGKIAYVSQTAWIQSGTIQENILFGSCMDSQRYRETLERCSLVKDLELLPYGDLTEIGERGVNLSGGQKQRIQLARALYQDADIYLLDDPFSAVDAHTATNLFNEYVMEALSGKTVLLVTHQVDFLPAFDFVLLMMDGEILQAAPYQHLLALSQEFQDLVNAHKETAGSERLSDVTSAQNSGISSREIKKSYVEKPLKENKGDQLIKLEERETGDTGFKPYILYLKQNKGFLYFSIAVCLHFTFIMSQIAQNSWMAANVDNPSISTLRLLVVYLSIGFSATFIFLFRSLAAVVGGLETSKSLFSQLLNSLFHAPMSFYDSTPLGRILSRVSSDLSITDLDIPFSIVFACGATMNAYCNLGVLTVVTWQVLFVSIPMVYVAIQLQKYYFSTAKELMRINGTTKSFVANHLAESVSGAITIRAFNEEERFSAKSFHLIDTNASPYFHSFSANEWLIQRLEIISASVLASAALCMVLLPHGTFTSGFIGMALSYGLSLNVSLINSIQNQCTIANYIISVERLNQYMHIPSEAPEVIEGNRPPANWPVVGKVEIQNLQIRYRDDTPLVLRGISCVFEGGHKIGIVGRTGSGKSTLIGALFRLVEPTGGKIIVDGIDICTIGLHDLRSRFGIIPQDPTLFNGTVRYNLDPLSQHSDQKIWEVLGKCQLREVVEEKEKGLDSLVVDDGSNWSMGQRQLFCLGRALLRRSRVLVLDEATASIDNATDTILQKTIRTEFEACTVITVAHRIPTVMDCTMVLAISDGKIMEYDEPMRLMKREGSLFGQLVKEYWSHLQSAESH